Proteins from one Cicer arietinum cultivar CDC Frontier isolate Library 1 chromosome 3, Cicar.CDCFrontier_v2.0, whole genome shotgun sequence genomic window:
- the LOC101488274 gene encoding protodermal factor 1, protein MCSLSISISTTTLVFCLLLLSVVSSAHHWPGFIYTRSTGTCTPQFWSGRKETWPRMVPETSTVSNVFGWRVYERYRSDLTLLEATARNDEVDNPFGGLLKEGTAALLNSYARKGFPFKPWQVKTLVIKAFVSDLAALSQAKLFSLANHACS, encoded by the exons ATGTGTTCCCTCTCAATCTCAATATCAACCACCACACTTGTGTTTTGTCTTCTTTTATTATCAGTAGTCTCATCAGCTCACCATTGGCCAGGCTTCATCTACACAAGATCCACAGGAACATGCACTCCACA GTTCTGGAGCGGTAGAAAAGAGACATGGCCAAGGATGGTACCAGAAACATCAACGGTATCCAATGTGTTTGGATGGAGAGTGTACGAACGGTACAGATCAGATCTGACGTTACTTGAAGCAACGGCTAGGAATGATGAAGTGGATAACCCTTTCGGAGGGTTGTTGAAAGAAGGAACAGCGGCACTGTTAAACTCGTATGCAAGAAAAGGTTTTCCTTTTAAGCCTTGGCAGGTTAAGACTTTGGTCATCAAAGCATTTGTTTCCGACCTCGCTGCTCTTTCTCAAGCCAAACTTTTCTCTTTGGCTAATCATGCTTGttcctaa